In Nitrososphaerota archaeon, one genomic interval encodes:
- a CDS encoding DJ-1/PfpI family protein → MKKVFIIISLIVVVIILLSVLIMFYYKPIKKIEEGINLSGLKIVMIIAEKDFRDEELQKPKEILEKYGAKVVIASSTTNIATGMLGMKIKPDILLNEINIEEYNAIIFVGGSGASQYWNDPIAHSIAKEAIKKDKILCAICIAPVTLANAGILQGKKATVWPSEAEKIKNMGAIYTGASVEIDEKIITANGPAAAEEFGEAIAKALASKK, encoded by the coding sequence ATGAAAAAAGTTTTTATAATAATCTCTTTAATAGTAGTTGTAATAATATTATTAAGTGTATTGATTATGTTCTATTATAAACCTATTAAAAAAATTGAAGAAGGAATAAATTTAAGTGGTTTAAAAATTGTTATGATAATTGCTGAAAAAGATTTTCGAGATGAAGAACTTCAAAAACCTAAAGAAATACTTGAAAAATATGGAGCGAAAGTAGTAATAGCTTCTTCAACAACTAATATTGCTACAGGAATGCTTGGGATGAAAATAAAACCAGATATTTTATTAAATGAAATTAATATTGAAGAATATAATGCGATTATTTTTGTAGGGGGTTCTGGTGCCTCTCAATATTGGAATGATCCAATAGCTCATTCAATAGCTAAAGAAGCTATTAAAAAAGATAAAATTCTATGTGCTATATGTATAGCACCAGTTACTTTAGCAAATGCGGGAATATTGCAAGGAAAAAAAGCTACAGTATGGCCTTCTGAAGCAGAAAAAATAAAAAACATGGGAGCTATTTATACTGGTGCAAGTGTTGAAATAGATGAAAAAATTATAACTGCTAATGGTCCAGCAGCTGCAGAAGAATTTGGTGAAGCAATAGCTAAAGCTTTAGCTTCTAAAAAATAA
- a CDS encoding class II glutamine amidotransferase codes for MCRLFGFISIKPNNAKEFLIDSECSLYTQSYINKNSKQSDGWGIACYKDIEPVVYKSTNPIYNEKDKLLNILNKISSRIILAHIRKASNPKRLPIEKLLTIENVQPFYYKNYVLIHNGTINIPDYVISELGNYKKMVKSLNDSETFFWYIIKKLEEEKLNLAEALIDFEDFLWNKWNSISIKEFKNPYSSLNSIFSDGKKVYAICKYNEINGTSLCFKDRPYFEMCYKVNKDFLIISSEKVDNSGEWKALKNNEFLIAQIIDKEIVFQVDKIF; via the coding sequence ATGTGTAGATTATTTGGCTTTATATCTATTAAACCTAATAATGCTAAAGAATTTCTCATAGATTCAGAATGTTCATTATATACTCAAAGTTATATTAACAAAAATAGTAAGCAAAGCGATGGATGGGGAATTGCTTGCTATAAAGATATAGAACCTGTAGTCTATAAAAGTACAAATCCTATTTATAATGAAAAGGATAAACTTCTAAATATTTTAAATAAGATTTCTTCAAGAATAATTTTAGCACATATAAGAAAAGCAAGCAATCCTAAGCGCTTACCTATTGAAAAGCTACTTACTATAGAAAATGTTCAACCTTTCTATTATAAAAACTATGTACTTATACATAATGGAACAATAAATATTCCTGATTATGTTATTTCAGAATTAGGAAATTATAAAAAAATGGTTAAAAGCTTAAATGATAGTGAAACATTTTTCTGGTATATCATAAAGAAATTAGAAGAAGAAAAATTAAATCTAGCTGAAGCATTAATCGATTTTGAAGATTTTTTATGGAATAAATGGAACTCTATTAGTATTAAAGAATTCAAAAATCCATATAGTTCTTTAAATTCTATTTTTAGTGATGGTAAAAAAGTTTATGCAATATGTAAATATAATGAAATCAATGGTACTTCTCTATGTTTTAAGGATCGACCGTATTTTGAAATGTGTTATAAAGTAAATAAAGATTTTCTTATAATTTCATCTGAAAAAGTAGATAACAGTGGCGAATGGAAAGCTTTAAAAAATAATGAATTTTTAATAGCTCAAATTATAGATAAAGAAATAGTTTTTCAAGTAGATAAAATATTTTAA